One stretch of Oligoflexus sp. DNA includes these proteins:
- a CDS encoding DNA methyltransferase, whose product MNYDPFAGSGVIFAAAQEAGREAFGVEIEPLFCEKIIARMENQYSLKAKLISNVFAL is encoded by the coding sequence GTGAATTATGACCCGTTCGCCGGCTCAGGAGTGATCTTCGCAGCCGCTCAGGAAGCAGGCCGTGAGGCGTTCGGCGTCGAAATTGAGCCTTTGTTTTGCGAGAAGATCATTGCGCGAATGGAAAATCAGTATAGTTTGAAAGCCAAACTGATCAGCAATGTGTTTGCCTTGTAA
- a CDS encoding PASTA domain-containing protein, with the protein MRQLFVPRVQRLNLLRAVIFSFGILCLNPNTVHARDCGPPGQIYVDWDDDGAVEKEPTYTYSPNPLNNCADVNAPRHWAIAVEEREASTLTDWEFFDCAPGDPTKYVSTYTYGNDADGDGYPYPLTGPTQFCTGPSQTTPGVYGWEGRGFINSEDPFPLEDDLPFAPTVYKDTDGDGAVDSFTSIIWSLDPDILSGKAKYVAPYDYVWGEGSVLLSATQRTVEIDCDPLDPQWTRPDPITGECMRDEDKDGVPDGVDKCSDPNDPQDKDYVYDSKYEIAERRGCPACPELYTSGGVHSIIYAKEAFMATSLAQYHADQSQPFDVIFAPSCPSNTAFKIKVKDVSKAAKVDHFNWWQSMRFTDADVYEFPDSYESALVTAIVKKEPLDISQGTLESFRAATTDGWAQDMGENMVNRFNVAIKRKPDANGRYQFSPFSKQIGCSDGPLDRFPYYYNEGGACSWENRFIDENKNFVERSKGFGFHFSDTPTLTEGFVSETNRMHFFVRLAGVAANGRFVNFHVGTDWSSWHTNSVAPGRFNITAGNANNLGPLTEERLSRMSSEGIIGIGQLHAPNYLGRNPSSLETLQFMSDSGFTVRNVSFEFSDSVEKDLVIRQTPEPFVMSTSGYVDIVVSLGKAASCSELSHGSTTTRTLYLTSNVPFGSSCETQREIQTGTCHNGNISWTGTASFETCSVNAPLACGNIPHGVQTTQIRYESATVPFGSSCDTVKETQTATCYNGTLIFDGTFTYESCTIMPSPIGQCIKSKTHVCKANLFEVDSCRIPGKIVEAKVIDTYKNSHCRPEPANLKWWQILERFDTYKIEGDSIKAQLGCQAKFNVKYIGSCK; encoded by the coding sequence ATGCGTCAGCTTTTTGTTCCAAGGGTACAACGTCTTAATTTACTACGCGCCGTAATATTTAGCTTCGGCATTCTTTGTTTAAATCCGAATACAGTTCATGCACGAGACTGCGGCCCCCCTGGTCAAATCTATGTTGATTGGGATGATGATGGTGCAGTCGAAAAAGAGCCTACATACACTTATAGTCCTAATCCACTTAATAATTGCGCTGATGTAAACGCACCTCGCCACTGGGCTATTGCTGTGGAAGAAAGAGAAGCGTCAACACTGACGGATTGGGAATTCTTTGATTGCGCCCCTGGAGATCCGACGAAATATGTCAGTACCTATACATATGGAAACGATGCGGACGGTGACGGTTATCCATATCCACTCACAGGACCTACCCAATTCTGTACGGGACCAAGCCAAACAACGCCGGGTGTTTATGGATGGGAAGGCAGAGGATTCATTAACTCAGAGGACCCCTTCCCACTTGAAGACGACTTACCATTTGCACCTACAGTCTACAAGGATACAGATGGTGATGGCGCCGTAGATAGCTTTACTTCTATTATATGGAGCCTGGATCCGGACATTCTTTCCGGAAAAGCGAAATACGTTGCACCATATGATTATGTGTGGGGAGAAGGATCCGTATTACTTTCGGCAACTCAACGCACAGTTGAGATTGATTGCGATCCGCTTGACCCACAGTGGACTAGACCTGATCCAATTACAGGTGAGTGCATGCGGGATGAAGATAAGGACGGCGTGCCAGACGGCGTTGATAAATGCAGTGATCCCAATGACCCTCAAGACAAGGACTATGTTTACGACAGTAAGTATGAAATTGCAGAGAGAAGGGGATGCCCTGCTTGCCCTGAACTTTACACCTCAGGTGGAGTTCATTCGATTATCTACGCAAAGGAAGCTTTCATGGCCACTTCTCTGGCACAGTATCATGCTGACCAGAGCCAACCCTTTGATGTCATATTCGCTCCAAGCTGCCCGAGTAATACTGCGTTCAAAATAAAAGTTAAGGACGTTTCCAAGGCAGCAAAAGTTGATCATTTCAACTGGTGGCAAAGTATGCGATTCACAGACGCAGATGTTTATGAGTTTCCAGATAGTTATGAGAGCGCGCTTGTGACCGCGATTGTGAAAAAAGAGCCTCTGGACATTTCGCAAGGAACTTTGGAGAGTTTTAGAGCTGCCACGACTGATGGCTGGGCTCAGGACATGGGCGAAAACATGGTAAATCGGTTTAACGTCGCCATAAAGCGGAAGCCGGATGCTAATGGACGATATCAATTCAGCCCATTCTCCAAGCAGATCGGGTGCTCAGACGGCCCGCTGGATAGGTTTCCATACTACTATAATGAAGGGGGCGCTTGCTCGTGGGAAAACCGGTTTATAGATGAAAACAAGAACTTCGTCGAACGCTCCAAAGGGTTCGGTTTTCACTTCTCGGATACTCCAACTCTGACGGAAGGTTTTGTCAGTGAAACCAATCGCATGCATTTTTTTGTGAGACTCGCAGGGGTTGCGGCCAACGGGCGTTTCGTCAATTTCCATGTTGGAACTGATTGGTCCTCCTGGCACACAAATTCTGTAGCTCCGGGACGTTTCAATATCACAGCGGGAAATGCGAATAATCTCGGCCCTCTGACAGAGGAGCGCCTATCTCGCATGTCCAGCGAGGGGATCATAGGTATTGGGCAACTGCATGCCCCGAATTACCTCGGTCGGAATCCTTCGTCTTTGGAGACGCTTCAGTTTATGAGTGATAGCGGTTTCACTGTACGCAATGTCTCCTTTGAATTCAGTGATTCAGTAGAAAAAGACTTGGTCATACGCCAAACACCGGAGCCGTTTGTTATGTCCACGTCCGGATACGTAGACATAGTGGTGTCTCTCGGCAAAGCTGCGTCTTGTAGCGAGTTGTCGCACGGGTCGACAACGACACGCACACTTTACTTAACCTCAAATGTTCCGTTCGGTTCAAGTTGTGAGACACAGAGGGAAATCCAGACCGGGACCTGCCACAATGGCAACATCAGCTGGACAGGAACCGCCAGCTTTGAAACATGTTCGGTCAATGCACCGCTTGCATGTGGGAATATTCCTCACGGGGTGCAAACCACACAAATCCGGTATGAAAGTGCGACCGTTCCATTCGGAAGCAGCTGTGATACCGTAAAGGAAACGCAAACTGCAACTTGTTACAATGGAACTTTGATATTCGACGGAACTTTTACTTATGAGAGTTGCACAATTATGCCTTCACCTATAGGCCAGTGCATTAAATCAAAGACACATGTTTGCAAAGCAAATCTTTTTGAAGTGGATTCATGCAGGATACCAGGGAAGATCGTAGAAGCGAAAGTCATCGACACTTACAAAAATTCGCACTGCCGTCCCGAGCCTGCAAACCTAAAGTGGTGGCAGATTCTGGAGCGATTTGACACTTATAAAATTGAAGGTGATTCAATAAAAGCCCAGCTTGGTTGCCAGGCAAAATTCAATGTGAAGTATATTGGGAGCTGCAAGTGA
- a CDS encoding PASTA domain-containing protein, translating into MWVYLRALVLVTMIYGSFTVLPFRALGGSAVASKVTLAKNLDVKPPLGGKGGSLGMDKPMEWVPPLEGKDPNDPAVIEEFIAGSGFSIKIVGYKASSTVKKGAIVSQVPKPYSEVKKPGKIEVIISTGP; encoded by the coding sequence ATGTGGGTATATTTAAGGGCTCTCGTCTTGGTAACAATGATTTATGGAAGTTTTACAGTTTTGCCCTTCCGAGCCCTGGGTGGATCTGCTGTTGCCTCAAAGGTTACGTTAGCGAAAAATTTGGATGTTAAACCACCGCTTGGTGGGAAAGGGGGCTCCTTGGGAATGGATAAGCCCATGGAGTGGGTTCCCCCTTTGGAAGGCAAGGATCCAAATGATCCTGCCGTTATCGAGGAATTCATAGCTGGCTCAGGATTCTCAATCAAGATAGTCGGGTATAAAGCCAGCAGCACTGTAAAAAAGGGAGCCATTGTCTCTCAAGTGCCTAAGCCCTACTCTGAGGTTAAAAAGCCTGGAAAAATTGAAGTGATCATCTCAACAGGTCCTTAA
- a CDS encoding DNA-methyltransferase produces the protein MEKIKFGDLIKIGRHTLLCGDSSERAMLAPLFGDRLPVLMVTDPPYGVNFKVRDRKEPSTVLAQGTTLEELRIRNDHRASWSRAFYLSQARVAYIWHASTATDVALQAIRDGDYEPRQVIVWAKNRATLSRAAYHWKHESCVYAVRFGETANWKGDRKQTTLWEAEIPPGKDRIHPTQKPIDLYIRPTLNHTEKGDVIYDPFAGSGVIFAAAQETSRSAVGVEIEPIFCEKIIARMESQYQLKPRVIGNVFVPSAMA, from the coding sequence ATGGAAAAAATCAAGTTCGGCGATCTTATTAAAATCGGACGACACACTCTCCTTTGCGGTGACAGCTCCGAGCGTGCGATGCTTGCGCCACTATTCGGAGATCGGTTACCCGTCCTCATGGTTACTGATCCGCCCTACGGCGTGAATTTCAAAGTCAGGGACCGGAAGGAGCCTTCAACTGTCCTCGCTCAGGGGACGACTCTGGAAGAACTCAGGATCCGGAACGATCATCGCGCGTCCTGGTCGCGGGCATTTTATCTCTCCCAGGCCAGGGTCGCCTATATTTGGCATGCCTCGACCGCGACAGACGTGGCTCTACAGGCCATTCGCGATGGGGACTATGAGCCGAGGCAGGTCATTGTCTGGGCAAAGAACCGGGCAACATTGAGTCGGGCTGCATATCATTGGAAGCACGAAAGCTGCGTTTATGCCGTTCGCTTTGGTGAAACCGCAAATTGGAAAGGCGACCGAAAGCAAACGACACTCTGGGAGGCTGAAATTCCGCCAGGAAAAGATCGCATCCACCCCACTCAAAAGCCTATCGACCTTTATATACGTCCGACTCTGAACCACACCGAAAAAGGGGATGTGATTTATGACCCGTTCGCTGGTTCAGGAGTGATCTTCGCGGCCGCTCAGGAGACCAGTCGTTCAGCGGTAGGCGTCGAAATTGAGCCCATATTCTGCGAGAAGATAATTGCGCGAATGGAAAGCCAGTATCAATTAAAGCCAAGGGTGATCGGCAATGTATTTGTTCCGAGTGCGATGGCTTGA
- a CDS encoding C1 family peptidase has protein sequence MTERRKLGWIPDKVDERDHVYKAKKSRESFPAILDHRKRFFRVWDQGDLGSCTAQAAGAACMFLDIYDRDMPVVVPSRLFVYYATRMLEGTKNVDSGATIRNTIKAIASWGYPPESKWPYDIKKFTARPSEEVITEAAKERIKSYQRLDRDLDQFREVLCEGYPIILGFGVYSSVYDRSVKKTGHIPVPKAGEKRGGGHAVLVVGYDDTKEALIIRNSWGEDWGEEGYGYLPYRFIEDPKLSSDFWTIR, from the coding sequence ATGACTGAACGAAGAAAACTCGGCTGGATCCCGGACAAGGTTGATGAGCGGGACCACGTTTACAAAGCGAAAAAATCGAGGGAATCCTTTCCAGCGATTCTTGACCATCGCAAGCGATTTTTTCGCGTATGGGATCAGGGCGATCTCGGATCCTGCACAGCTCAGGCCGCAGGAGCAGCCTGCATGTTCCTTGATATTTACGATCGGGACATGCCTGTCGTTGTTCCTTCAAGGCTCTTTGTTTACTATGCGACCAGGATGCTCGAAGGCACTAAAAACGTTGATTCGGGTGCGACCATCCGCAACACAATCAAGGCTATTGCAAGCTGGGGCTATCCACCTGAGAGCAAGTGGCCCTATGATATCAAAAAATTCACGGCACGTCCTTCGGAGGAGGTTATTACCGAGGCGGCGAAGGAGAGAATCAAGTCCTACCAGCGTCTTGATCGGGACCTTGATCAGTTCCGCGAAGTCCTTTGTGAAGGCTATCCGATCATTCTTGGTTTTGGAGTTTATTCGTCCGTTTACGACCGCAGCGTGAAGAAAACCGGTCATATCCCTGTGCCCAAGGCTGGAGAGAAGCGGGGGGGCGGACATGCTGTTCTTGTGGTCGGATACGATGACACAAAGGAGGCTTTGATCATCCGTAACTCATGGGGTGAGGATTGGGGCGAGGAAGGCTATGGCTATCTCCCCTACCGTTTCATCGAGGATCCAAAGCTTTCCAGCGACTTCTGGACCATTCGTTAA
- a CDS encoding helix-turn-helix domain-containing protein: protein MNLGNCLKAIREDRGYSVRVLARKAGYSRGYISDIESGRRLPKSFVLECILSALSARERKDEILAIYWDARIRNAS, encoded by the coding sequence ATGAACCTCGGGAACTGTTTGAAAGCCATCCGTGAGGATCGGGGTTATTCGGTTCGCGTTCTGGCGAGGAAGGCCGGGTACTCGCGAGGATACATTTCAGATATTGAGTCTGGAAGACGCCTGCCAAAGTCGTTTGTTCTGGAGTGCATCCTTTCTGCGCTGTCAGCCCGCGAAAGGAAAGACGAAATCCTTGCCATCTATTGGGATGCGAGAATCAGAAATGCCAGCTGA
- a CDS encoding glycoside hydrolase family 108 protein, with protein MEFQDAVRFVLEMEGGGRIVSHPDDPGGLTKYGISLRAHPELGADGIRDLTEEQAIGIYRAKYWIPLRLSRFSPRLSLPLFDAAVNHGMRAAGELLQKALNRLGAGLVVDGIMGERTVKAAKGYAPKRVLASFLVERLRFYRTLETYEIFGTGWEKRIINIAIST; from the coding sequence ATGGAATTTCAGGACGCGGTTCGCTTCGTCCTGGAGATGGAAGGTGGGGGACGGATTGTCTCCCACCCCGATGATCCGGGCGGGCTCACGAAATATGGAATTTCCCTACGGGCTCACCCGGAACTCGGCGCGGACGGGATCCGAGACCTTACCGAGGAACAGGCTATCGGGATTTACCGGGCGAAATACTGGATCCCCTTGCGACTCAGCAGGTTTTCCCCGCGGCTTTCCCTGCCGCTTTTCGACGCGGCCGTGAACCACGGGATGCGCGCAGCGGGAGAACTCCTGCAAAAAGCCCTGAATCGACTCGGGGCAGGCCTTGTGGTGGATGGCATCATGGGTGAAAGGACTGTCAAAGCTGCTAAGGGTTATGCTCCAAAGCGTGTCCTGGCATCGTTTCTTGTCGAGCGGCTTCGCTTTTACCGGACCCTTGAAACTTATGAGATTTTTGGAACCGGCTGGGAAAAGCGTATAATCAACATCGCAATTTCTACATGA
- a CDS encoding RusA family crossover junction endodeoxyribonuclease yields the protein MPLKFTIPLEPEGKKEARRTRFGVHKHPETRAAMEAIATAVRQQYQGEPLDGPLRVRILAYRTRPKSKRNEVYADTKPDYDNIEKLIGDALEGILWVNDARIVDGRCIKFYAPPEAPGWIEIEVSRCLDAVIC from the coding sequence GTGCCACTAAAGTTTACCATACCTCTGGAACCGGAAGGAAAAAAAGAAGCGCGACGGACCCGCTTTGGAGTGCATAAGCATCCGGAAACCAGGGCGGCGATGGAGGCTATTGCCACCGCAGTTCGGCAGCAATACCAGGGAGAACCGCTTGATGGCCCACTGCGGGTCCGGATCCTTGCCTATAGAACACGTCCAAAGTCCAAGCGTAACGAAGTGTATGCGGATACGAAGCCGGACTATGACAATATCGAGAAGCTTATAGGTGACGCTCTCGAAGGAATTCTCTGGGTGAACGATGCACGGATTGTCGACGGCCGCTGCATCAAATTTTATGCGCCACCTGAAGCCCCTGGTTGGATTGAGATCGAAGTTTCGCGCTGCCTGGATGCAGTGATTTGCTAA
- a CDS encoding single-stranded DNA-binding protein, producing MSVNTVILVGKLGRDPELKHTQSGAAYCRLSLATSERWTDQRGERQEKTEWHNIMVWKKQAENVARYTRKGSQLYVQGRLESRSWDDNGQKRSATDVVAEDVKFLDRRGDNEESPPADNRPRTGRNLNVSGDFGDSDLSDVPY from the coding sequence ATGAGCGTGAATACCGTCATCCTCGTTGGAAAACTTGGCCGTGATCCTGAGCTGAAGCATACCCAGAGCGGTGCCGCGTACTGCCGTCTAAGTCTTGCCACAAGCGAGCGCTGGACCGATCAGCGGGGCGAACGGCAGGAAAAGACCGAATGGCACAACATCATGGTCTGGAAAAAGCAGGCGGAGAATGTAGCGCGGTATACCCGAAAGGGTTCTCAGCTCTATGTGCAGGGGCGACTTGAAAGCCGATCCTGGGACGACAATGGGCAAAAGCGTTCTGCTACTGACGTGGTGGCCGAGGATGTGAAATTTCTCGACAGGCGTGGCGATAATGAGGAGAGTCCGCCAGCCGATAACCGGCCGCGAACTGGGCGAAACCTAAACGTCTCGGGTGACTTCGGCGATTCTGATCTCAGCGATGTTCCGTACTGA
- a CDS encoding AAA family ATPase, with protein MKLRKAERKKVFVKVGITAPSGHGKTFSSLRISRGLATSWDRVCLIDTEGSGDKYAGHRDLGPYQVINLFESEDDHRFSPDRWIAAMKVAADAGMEVIILDSASHEWQWCLEQKERINKSINDWKQITPHHNKFIRAILQCPLHVIVCTRRKVEYVLHEEGGRKRVEKAGMRSEMREGFEYELDVNIGLNHNHMATIEKDRAGIFHGRPEFIPSEAIGRELLAWSRAEELKPDGNQQAAPGGAPISADNPKTKAWMEQRLAQLKITEELWPFIIKTVDGCSRNELRARLDEAAAEAQNAFESDFATEVVC; from the coding sequence GTGAAGCTCAGAAAAGCGGAACGAAAGAAAGTCTTTGTCAAAGTCGGCATTACAGCTCCGAGTGGGCATGGAAAGACCTTTTCCAGTCTCAGGATCTCCCGGGGCCTTGCCACCTCGTGGGATAGGGTTTGCCTGATCGATACCGAAGGGTCGGGGGACAAGTATGCCGGCCACAGGGACCTCGGTCCCTATCAGGTGATTAATTTATTCGAAAGTGAAGACGATCACCGATTTTCCCCAGACCGCTGGATTGCAGCCATGAAAGTGGCCGCCGATGCCGGGATGGAAGTCATTATCCTCGACTCAGCCAGCCATGAGTGGCAATGGTGTCTCGAGCAGAAGGAACGGATCAATAAATCCATCAACGACTGGAAGCAGATCACGCCCCATCATAACAAATTCATTAGAGCCATCCTTCAATGCCCCTTGCACGTCATCGTCTGTACCCGCCGCAAGGTCGAGTATGTCCTGCATGAGGAAGGTGGTCGCAAGAGGGTCGAAAAAGCCGGCATGAGGTCCGAGATGCGGGAAGGCTTTGAATACGAGCTGGATGTGAATATCGGACTTAATCACAACCACATGGCTACGATTGAGAAGGATAGAGCAGGCATTTTCCATGGCCGTCCTGAGTTCATACCCTCTGAGGCGATTGGACGGGAGCTGCTCGCCTGGTCACGGGCTGAGGAGCTTAAACCGGATGGCAACCAGCAGGCGGCACCAGGGGGTGCGCCGATTTCTGCGGACAATCCAAAGACCAAAGCCTGGATGGAACAGCGGCTTGCGCAGCTGAAAATTACGGAGGAGCTTTGGCCATTCATCATAAAAACCGTCGATGGCTGTTCGCGCAATGAACTCCGCGCACGCCTTGACGAAGCAGCTGCCGAAGCCCAGAACGCCTTTGAAAGTGATTTTGCGACGGAGGTAGTATGTTGA
- a CDS encoding PD-(D/E)XK nuclease-like domain-containing protein has protein sequence MQPGIYPDLDIKRYHTSGGISKTGLCKLDRSPRTYRDFIDNPGKSRQNRSLHTGSIFHIAMEGAFEEECRVGPEVSDKRSKEWKEFVKAHPGKICVTPDEVGQVVAMRKAMYEYGPAREALGKPGRFEVSYYWIDCDTGLLCKCRPDWISANQLTIIDFKTAADATEEGFVRSAGRLHYHVSAAMTVDGVHGTTGILPERYIFLVIEPHPPYLTAAYEATADDLAEGREFIRRNLSLLKQCEATGNWPGLQEEIRPLDVRRFMRRPREKDESGADSEITFSAPGAGEWWE, from the coding sequence GTGCAACCAGGAATCTATCCCGATCTTGATATCAAGCGTTACCACACTTCGGGTGGTATCTCGAAGACTGGTCTTTGCAAGCTTGATCGATCACCGCGGACTTATCGGGACTTCATCGACAATCCTGGGAAGTCCCGGCAAAACAGATCACTTCATACCGGAAGTATCTTCCATATCGCGATGGAGGGTGCGTTTGAGGAAGAGTGCAGGGTGGGGCCCGAGGTCAGCGACAAGCGTTCGAAGGAATGGAAGGAATTCGTAAAGGCCCATCCTGGAAAAATTTGTGTGACTCCGGATGAGGTTGGACAGGTAGTTGCCATGCGGAAAGCCATGTACGAATATGGCCCGGCACGTGAGGCTCTTGGAAAACCCGGGCGCTTTGAAGTTTCATATTACTGGATCGACTGTGACACGGGGCTGCTTTGCAAATGCCGCCCTGACTGGATCTCTGCGAACCAACTTACCATAATCGACTTCAAAACTGCTGCTGATGCCACGGAGGAAGGGTTCGTCCGATCCGCCGGCAGACTTCACTATCACGTCTCAGCTGCGATGACAGTTGACGGCGTTCATGGAACAACTGGAATCCTGCCAGAGAGATACATTTTCCTCGTCATTGAGCCCCATCCCCCCTACCTCACCGCTGCATATGAGGCTACGGCGGATGATCTTGCGGAAGGCCGTGAGTTCATCCGTCGGAACCTCTCCCTCCTGAAGCAGTGTGAGGCGACGGGAAACTGGCCGGGGCTACAGGAGGAAATCAGGCCACTTGATGTGCGCCGCTTCATGCGCCGGCCAAGGGAGAAAGACGAAAGCGGTGCCGATTCCGAAATCACATTTTCAGCGCCGGGAGCCGGCGAGTGGTGGGAGTGA